gataatagtAGGCATCTCACAGGTTTATAAATAACCCCTTGTCAATATGTCGTCGTACATCATTTTccccaaatttaaataactacaAATAACTTAAAACACCTGAGTGCAGCTATAGTTTCAAATTGTCATCTCATCACAAGGTCAGCACCCATTTCTATTCCCTTTACACAAAAGACCAATTCATGAACATGAATGCTAGGCAGTGATTGGCATCCTCATCGTTCACAACCTTCCATGCCACCGCTTGTTCGTAAGACACCGGTCTGCCCATGCTCGAAACACACACTCCTCCCGGCAAATATGCAAACCCCTGTACAAGAATGCAAAATTAGCAAACAAACATATATGTCAACATACCAAGCACGGGAAATAACTCTTGGGACTCACCTGCTGCATGATCTTGGAGAACTCTGAGAGCAGAATCTTTCTACCAGCTTCATCCAGTATCTTCTCCAGCATTATATCCTGAAGGGCTACCAGGGTCGTCTCCAGCATGTCCAGTCCTGCCTGGTTTGCAAATGTAAATACTGCTGATGCCTGCTATTAAAAGTTACTTGATCAGTTTGCTTGCTAAGAACTAAAGTAATCATGTATAAAGATGGATGAAAACAAGGAGAAGCACAACAAAGTGAAAATCACTAACATTCATTCTAACGGAGCAGCACATAATAGCATCAGTGTGGTGCCAAAGTTGTTTCAGAACAGCATCACCTGCTGATGAATCAGCCTGAAGCAGTTCTCCACCAGTGTGCACTCTGAAATAGAAGAACCGAAAATTGGCACGAGATTACGAGACTGTTGCTAAAACACAGAAGACGGATCTGCCCATTTTAGATTTAGATATCAGGGTGGAATAACTATCTACAAAATCAGGGAAAAGGAGAATCCACACCTGTAGCTCCTGCAAATCCAACGTGCCAATGTGACAGCCTCTGGTGAACCAGGAAGCGGCTTTGGTACCATTTGGGAGCTGAGTTGGGATGGGGCTATGGCCATGGCAACTCTTTGGACTGATCCCACAATACTTCGTACATATTGACGGGCCATGGCAGCTACACTGTCTCGATAGTGATTCTCAAAAGTGAACTGGAACGCAATGGTCAAAACAGACCTAAAATTCTGATTACTCGTATCAGCTTCACCACCAGAACGAGCTCCACTGTGTCCCACCTCAAGAGCAGAAGCCAAGTCCAGTGTTCGAGTTGCTGTGGGCCCATCCTGCATcacaaacaaaataacaaattacgCAAATAAAACAGTGTTTGAACCAATCAGAAATCCAAACACCTActgaaaataggaaaaattttgtattcaaCAACAGTCACAAGATGGACATTTTTCAGGGGACAGAATGCAGCAGCATTGGTTTCTTATCATGCCAGCATTCAGAGTAACCCAACAATTTTCTTAAGAGACAAACACATTATTCTAGTTAGATTATGGAGCAAGGAATGTCACCCAACTGATTTAGGTTCCAATGGTATGACGCGGAAACCAGATGGCAGCACGGGAGCATCATCACCAAATGATTCATCAATGGGCGCAAAAACAAGCTGAGCACAGGCGCCAGAAGTTGTTTCATCGATCCCGCTGCATAACTGCATTGTTCCATTAAAGAGATCAACACCATTCATGCCGTAACACTTAAAGAAAACAATTAGTCACAAATCTGAATTATAGGGGCGAGACCTGCAACAAGTACATATCTCTTGACAAAGCAATGTCCTCTGGAGAGAATGCATGACCTTCCAAACGAACCACCTCCAGGAACtacattaaaaacaaattttcttgtgATTCAGTATGGGAAGATGAAGCATGAAGATGCAAGATAAGCCATGGCCACCACAAGAGTACTAGTAAAGCAGAGAGTTCACCTCCTCATGTTCAACAGTTTGCGCCAGAGGTAAAATAACTTGACTGCTTGGAAACCCTCCAAGCTTTGCACAAGGAACTGCATAAGGACTGGCTTTAAGAGAAGCGGCAGAGTAGACATCAACGCCATAATCAGCCCACTCCGAACGATGCTCCCTCAGGAAGCGAACAAGCAAAGCTGGAGGCACATTCTGCTTACAATGTATAAGAAAGTCATCAAATATTATCCAACCTATCCGGATAGTTATTGTAAACCCAAAACGTAGTCTATAAACATGTAGTCATATTACCTGGAGGATTACACAAGTTTATAACATTTCAAACAAATTACCTGGAGAAGCATTGATGCCCGTGCGCAGAGGACTCCCCCAAAGGTTGGGAGCATAGACAAGTTGTTATATTGGGAACCCAGAAACTTGCTTGGAGATGAGTTAATGGCAATGGTTACATCTTCAACCCCATCGCTGCCCATTATTGACCAACCATCATCAACAAATCCATTGACAGCATCATTAAAACCCCTAACAGTCATCCACCAAATACACAGCACATcagaaaaataacacaaaTGGAATTTAATAAGATTGCCTGAATGTAGTTAGTGAATTCTTTAACAGCTAAAGCCTGTTTCTGTATCCAGATAAGTGAACTATGTTCACTACATTCAGGAAGATATTTCTCACCTGCACAATCTTTGACTTAATGCTCTAAGAACAGTGGGTTGGCGACCACCAGTATACTGGATCTCTCCATTGGTTTCTTGAGCAATTTGTCTTATATGACGCAAAGCCTAAACATACAGAAGGATAAATGTGCTTGTGAGACAGAGGCCAAGGACATGCAACACACACAACAGACAGAAGAAAGCTCTCACAGCCATAGTCATCTTTTGCGCAAGGATTTTGGAAGATTCATAAAGTGGCCTTAAAACTTCAGGAACACTTGAAGCCTgtaacaaaacaaaaagtaataaGTTCCCCAGGAGAAGATGGAAAATAGACCAGGCAGACATAGTTGGAGGACTTCTTACATCAAAGTCAATGTGATCGACAATGTGGATAATGGATCCACCACCCTCACAAGGACGAATCAGGTACCCACTCGGCAGCATTTCAGCTCTCACAAAGCAAGTAGCAGGAGGCCCAGTTGGGCCACCCGTAGAAGATGTTAATGATCTCTCACAAATCTGTATAAATAGCTCAGCTGTAAATACAATGCTGTAGTTTTCAAGATCGCCACACAATACCAGTGTACAACAAAAGGATATCATAACAAATCATCAGAAATCGAGAACTTTATAGGATTAGTTACCACTAGACTGCCATCTTCCAAGCTTGTGATATATCTCAACGTCCAAAAGTCACGAGCAGATGCCAATGTTGTTGGTGCATATATCTAAGGAAGAGATTTACACTCACAACCAGTTGCAAGCTCTAGTGCATATCTCAAACTAAACTATAATACTACAGGGGACTTACCTGCATATATACAAGCTCTATAGTCCCTCCATTTCCTGTGGGTATTGCACTTGCTACATCGAGGCAACGGCAGTCGCGAAACCAAGAAAGACGATCTTTGAGAATTTCAGCAACCTGCAAAGAAATTGTGTCAAAGTAGAATATTGACTGAAATGAATTTTCCATACATGAAAGACATGAAAGTGACTAGTTAGAAAATCACCTTCGTGGGTTCAAGACTCACGAGGCCACAGGCCCGTGCTGCTACCCCACTGCAGTTGCGGGAAACAGCAACGATGCCAATAGAATCCGGACCAGGCTAAACACATGAAAAAGGATGCGTTAGCACCTAGAGTAATTAAATAGGGGCGAAAATCTACAGACAATGAAGGCAACAAAAGTACATACCTTCATCCCAATCATCTGGACCCAGTCGACAGCAGTTCCAGTAGCCTTCCCAAGGAACTCTGTCAGGGTCTCCTCAGCTATTGCGAGAAGACTAAGAAATCAACacaagaaatggaaaataaaagaatcaaatgaaACCAAATTGGTAATAGTTTTCCAACCAGCAGCCCAAACAAAACAGTTAAAATGATTAAGGTGACATTAGGGCAATTACCCAGCTGGGCTATTTGCATCCCTCTGTGGATGCTGAGGAGTTGGGTTTTGCTGTTGTTGCTGACCACTCATAACCACAGAGTCACAGCTAGTATCTGTGGTTGTTGTGCTTACCTGATAATCATACAAATCCGGTGGTAAACAAACAGGAAACAAAGCTAATGGGAGAAGCATTTGGTCATTACCATGTAACATAAACAGCAAAAGTTACAAACTTACAGTGTGCAGTTGCTGACGCATATAACCATTTTCATAGACCAACTGCGAGACCTGCTTCTGAAGACGATCATTCTCTTCCATCAGCAGCTTATTCATGGCGGTCAGTTTTCTGTTAACAGTCTGGAGACGAGATGCTTCTTTCCTCTGTTTTTCACGACATCTACAAAAAGACAAACAAGAAACACATTTTCCTGAAAAATCATAATCACACCAAACGAACTGTTGAACCTCAAAACATACAAGATATGTTAATGAGTGCAGAAAACCATAAGTTAAAAATACTCAAGGTAGCTGAGTTATTCAAAGATCTCTCTTTGATATGATTAGAcaggataaataatttttagggCTCAAAATTACTCTCTGCACCGTTAAGTGCCATTCAACCTTTTAAGACATTGGCAACTAGATTAACTCatagaaaaacaacaaaagaagaacatgaaaagtaCATTCAAATGATGAATGCTAAGAATGAAACCAAGAAACTGATTTGATGCCCCATTCTTGTAGACATATTAAATCAAGATCTACACATAAAAGAGAAAGGTGGAATACATAAGGAACCCAAAGTGAACATAATAAATGCCCATCACAAACTTACTTTCAACAGAACAAAGATCTGATAAATAACAACTTCAGGAAACAGATTTTATAAGGGATCAGAGAGGCTCCAAGTAAATAGCAAAACACCGGGAAAAAACTTAACATTGTCAAGGGGTTGCATTTCACCCTTGAATTCAATGTTAAGCATAACAAAGCAAATTTACAGTCTCCTCATAGATCCATTTTTATAATcatgatttcaaaattttagttcctttatctttcttttggATGGCTAAACATAAAGCACAAATGGGAAGGCAGAAAAGGGTAGATTACATTGCTCCCAGTACTCCACTCTCTTTACAATCCCGAATACACTAAGATGAGAACAAAATAGAAGATATTACAAAGATAAATGAACAGCaatacttttatttgtttaaaacGGTGAAATAACCAATGTTTGCTGATAGAAACTCAATAGCCATCAATGAGAAAACATAAATCCGAAACAGAGATAAACCCACATTTACCAGTTCTTTACAGGACGCACTCAAGATAGAATCCCGACATTGATTCAAGaagaattagaaagaaaaCCTACAAAAACTTGTAAAAAGCTAATCTTCAAAGCCGGAAAAGGAGAAAGCCAAGTCCCGGAAACCCCTATCGTTAAGAGCCTTGAGAATACAGTATATATACCTGCGATTCTGAAACCAGACTTTGATTTGTTTAGGCTCAATGTTAGCAAGAATGGGGCACTCCCGAATGAGCTGCTGCCTCCTCAAAGAACTAGGCTTTGGGCATTCTGCATAAACCCTCTCAAGAGCCTCAACTTGCTCTGGTGTGTACCTCACATACTTGCTGGGGTCCATTTGTTGCTGCTTGCTGTTACTACCACTGCTGTTACTATCCCTGTGCATAGAAAGTGCCATCCAAGAAAAGCAGCAAAGCCCACCGAGCTAAGTCTTGTTGGGCAGAAAAAGCTTGTTGAGAAAAAGAATGGTGGTTTTGGTGGTGGTTGCATGAACAGGCAGGCTCTCTTCTCACAGAGAGCCTCCTCTCTCACTCATCAagattgtgttttttttttttccttacttTCTGAAGTGGGGTGGGGTgctttcttttgcttttgttcTGGGCAAGAGGATATGTAGAAGAGGTTTTAGGGAGAGcagagaagaggaagaagggaagGGATGAGAGGGAAAGATGTTGGAACAGAGGTCCCCCTGGTTTTTATCTTAGACGCCAATCTCGAGAATTTCAGAGAAAGTGAAATGGGGAAAGAGAGAGGAGATAAAGTTAGGAACCAACccacataaaaaagaaagaaggcTCAAGTGAAGTGGGAAATAGGAAAacttgataaataaataattccgtgtgaaacataattttaatctaatttcgTTTCAACTTCTTATCTCTATTCAAttccaattttcaaattataatataaagtaagataaatacaaatctcatttattaaattaaaactgacataaaaatttaaaaataagttactaATCACCAATTCTTTcactaaatattttacatattacgATCAAAATCACGttgaatttttacattttaattactcatataaaaatattttaaataggaAAACGCatcaatcaaaaaattacagaaatatgGATAATTAAAATGTGAGGAAAGAATCATAACAGTTGTTTTTCTGGGAAATTTAAAAAGTGGGTCTGCAAAATATGAAGAACCCATAATCCATAatcatgttttttcttttttctttaaattaataatataaacagTGAAGCGAGTAAATACAAGGCAGAGACACACTGACTCTGACACTCATCACTCAGCCCCCTTTTTacccatttaaaaataaataaatatttgtattttggagGGATGTGAGTATGTATGCATGCATGCGATATCATGTCCATCCCGAAACCCGAAATGGACGGATGGGTTGGATTTGATGGTGGGCCCAATAAAAAGGAGCTGGAAGTGGCTACACGGGCCTCCCAGGCCCACATTCTCGAACAATTAAATTTCCTGGCCCAAATTGGGGGaataaacaatttatttttttaatagaatgATGATAAAATACGAGGTAATAGAGTAGACTAtatttataggaaaaaatagtttaaaattggttttaataataataataataattattgatatggGATGGGATGGGATGCTCCCATAAACATGACATCATTATTACGTTTCATGCACTAATTTTGTAGCTGGATTTGGGACCCACCTTACACTAATCAAATTGTCTTTGATTTTtctcattaaattaatcacatcaacatgtttggttttcatttttttattttatttaatttagtattattCTTTCTCAATCACCTCACTACATTcagttttaatcatttttctcAATAGAATTTTATGTTAAGTACATAAGTTAAGTGTGTAataaattgttgaaaaatattttagaaataaaataaaagtttttagCCGACAACCTAATAGTTAAGAaacaagatttttttattaaaaataaataaaatactttcgCATATTGCGcgcattaaaaaatttatatatatataaaaataaaaaaaaaatacaaataatataattttttaaattttttattttaggaaGCACGTTGACAATTTATTCATGATTGATGAGGGACACAAGAGAGCTTTTTTCTGAAAAGAGGGATGgcatagaattttttataaattggagGAAAGATTTAGGGCCAATTAGAAAAGTTATAGCCAAACTCCtttagttcaaaattaagggAATATATTGAGACCCTGTGATTCCTATAaaacagtgatttttattttttaatttttatggataattatactctcatctcctgaaatttggtgCAATTATGTATAAATCTCTTTTGGTTTGAGAAATACACATAGCACTCCTAACGTGTGCTTTCATTTAATAGATAAGTCCTCCTCCcattagtttaaatttatcaaaattattgatagttaacacaaaaatataaaataatatatagttacCTTCAATTgtcttattactgacttattgcaagtcaaataattttttttatgattaaattaccaCCACacgtcttcacgcgttaatatatatgagaagatatattttcaccattataaaggtagtttagtttttttaaaaaaatatttaactcgTAATAAGTGACtaaagggtaaatatcaattctcatttcagtttttttttttttagtatcaacaaatttagtgaattttttaaCCAACGAAGAGATGCAAATCTCAAggatactaaatgtaattttttaaactacaaaaaatctATGACTAGTTAGATCAACTTTGAAGAGAGAGGAgcataataattctttttatttttaagagcTCGCTAATTAGTCATGATTACACGATTAAAGGAACGGAACGTGCCCAATATTTGCATTTTGGTCTTTTCTCTAATTCCAACTGTACATACACTAATAAAAAATCCTCCTATCCTTCAAATTTAAACCAATAAACTAAGAAAGCTTAATTAGCACTATATAtctgtatataaaaatataaaatagaaaaatagtaGTGATAAAGGAGTAAAAAAggtgtagagagagagagaaggaggaAAAAGGATCCAAGGAGGAGAATTGCTTCCATTGACTTTGAGGATTGATGAGTAGGTTGACATTTGGgatatacatacacacatgcATAATCCTCCCTTTATTTCTCAACCCTAAGTGTTTCgtttttttactatatatgtGTTTTTGTCGTGTCTCTAAAAAAATGGCCTATAAAAATCGTAGCATTAatgattagaaaaattatggaatacataaatttataaagggAGTGGTGCAATATTACATGCTACTGGGTGTGTTGATTATTTAGGAGTATATGtaacaatcacataaaaatagttaatattgTAGTATATatggaggtaaatcgctatttattttttcataaagaggTTATTTGCTCATTTTGATATCACAAGGaagttgcttgtattttttcctatagaAAAAGTGTAATATGCATGCATATATACCTAAATATTGGTTGATGCTGCTGATCATTAGactataaaatacaattaggTGATTCAACATTTAATTCgttcaatatataattgggataattacattcacaTCCATAACTTAtggtatatttatacaaatcaatcttactttttgcataattatagaaactatCTATGACAGCTAAAAAATAtggatagtttgtgtaatgatgctaaaatttttaaggggtgtgtttgtaatttttcaaaaaaataagaagtgATTCGTTTAagtgatattgatatttgatgaatgtatgtgtaattaagttagggatgtaaatgtaattatgcGGGTATAATTTTTGGGGATATGTAGAGAATATTAGAGAGTGGTTTGGTACTGGTGATTTGGGTTAAttagaaaatgaatgaattaaaGTAGGTAGGTAGGTAGGAAGGGTTAAAAATATTGGAGagtggggggtggggtggggtggggccAGGTCCACTTAGGGATGTTCCCTCCCACGTCTCATTGCGTGATTTTGCAAAGTTAAACAAAAGTGGAACTGCCTTTCCAATTTCCTCCTCCCCTTCTCAAAACAATACATATATGTTGTTCTCTGTCTCTAAGTTGAGCCTCCTTCAAGCCCCCACCATCCCCAAtcacctttctttttccttgttcAAATTCCTCTCTGCCTTTGCTTCCATTTTACATCTTTCCcctcctttctctctctctctctctctctctctatatatatatatatatgcatatgtgtgtgtatatatatacatagagagagagagagaggattttGGGGTCCATATGttctttttgaaatattaagaGTTGTAAAGGTAGGAGAGAGGATGTGGTGGTGAATTGATGGTGATGAGTGATGAGAGAAAGAGTATCCCTAAATATTTAGCTTTTTCCTACTACTATATAACAATAATAGCACAAAATCATGGTATAATTCTTTGCCATCATTATGAGTGATACCAAAGATTACGAATGTTACTCGTCAAGAACCACCTCATTAATGCTATTAAAACCCTACCAAAATACAttgctctatttttattattcagaCCACACACCACACCACCACTCTTCAATTTCAACCACACACCCCTTCTTCTTACATGCAGCCGCCAACCCcaaaaagaaccaaataaaaattaatgaaaacatttgaatatgaaatttggACTAGTCACGTTGGGGGCTGCAGCTTCTATTTTTGGTCGACACTAACGTTATTATTAGTAAATGCCAATTGACTCTGATGAATCATTTTGAGAGTAAAAAGAATGCAAAGGTTTCAAAGAGACAAGACAGAAAACAACATAAGAAACTTAGGCAAACTTGAAATGATTCCAGAGAAGAAAACTTTGGAATATGGATAACATATGTAAAgatgtaaaagaaaacaaaagtagAGTAATTGTGGTTTGGTTGAAAATTTGAGGGGAAGCTGCCAAACCTTGTTTGCCTGATTGAGAGATTATTGGGATATGATGTTCATGTTTGTTGGAATAAGATTCACACGctactcattttctctttcaacAAATGTTAATTGGTCAAACACCCCCATCTCTGTCTCAATCTGCCTATTCTCACTCCCCCCTTTCCTGTCTTGTCTTTATTATGCCAATTACtactgttattatatattccCCAAAATAATTGAACTCCATCAGATCAGAATTTTGGGCACGATCCCACCAGCATGAATGCACCACATCACATGCAAATTCTGAAATTAAGCGTGTTTGAACGAAACAAGTCTTTGTATATCCAAGAAAAGTTgctcaaaaaacaaaatctgCTGAgggaattttctgaaaataagcTTTGGGAAATAATTTGAATCAAGAATTCGTAGGATTAGAACAAGTATGTGGGCTGAAGCCTGTAACTGTTGGTCTTACAGAACCCGCCCAACTCTCAATTTTCTGGGCTCATAACTTCTTCGGCTGATGGAAAGGGCCCAGAAAATACAAGGATTAAAGTGAGACTTTAGCTCAAGATCTTGGGGGGAAGATGAAATACACGTTAAAATTTGAGGCGGAAGTGTAATATTAACTCAACAGATGCAAATTGGAAAACAGCACATCCGGAGTGAGCTGAGTTAAACCTAAAACCCTTAAAACGGGCGCATAACCATTCCCCTTATAGAAACCAAACCCATAGGCAGCAAGGAAGGAGAATTGTTGGTAAAGATGAACAAGAAGGAGGTATTGAAATTGGCAAAGGGTTTTCGTGGGAGAGCGAAGAATTGTATAAGGATTGCGAGGGAGAGAGTGGAGAAGGCGCTCCAGTACTCCTACAGAGACCGCCGCAACAAGAAACGCGATATGCGTTCCCTTTGGATCCAGCGAATCAACGCCGGAACTCGCCAACATGGAGTGCGTTTCGTTCTCTATTATTGTCTTCTTGCCTTGTTTTGTTTGAAAACTGTGATTATtgccttcattttttttcGGAATTGGAGGTTTCGTCGTGTGGGGATGATACGGGGTTTTTCGGGTCGATGGTTAATATGATgggtttgaaaaatttctgtgaaaattacattttgcctGAATGACTTCGCATGTCTGCGACTGTGAGATATAGGCTGAATGTGAAAATGGATGGATTTAGAGAGAAAAGTGTGTTGTTACGGAGTAGAAAGGAAGATGGATCATGAAAGTTGCGTTTTAATGtggtttggatttgtgttgtTCCTTTGCGTAGAATAATTGATTTTGCTAGTTACAGTTGGAGGAATAAAGAACTGTAATTGAAGGAATTGGTGTTCTCTCCCTCAGCCATAGTTTTATATGTATCcgaataatttttagtttgatgACATGGTATAGTCCTAGAAAGACGACGCCCTGCAAGAACCTTTTCATTCTTGTAAATTGGTTTGATGTCTGATGATATCTTGTTAGTAGGTATATGCAGATGAGGTTGCTGAAGTTGTGTTCAGAAGTAACTGTGTCAGTAACTTATCGTTTCTTTTCACACCTCTCTTCTGCATGACAGGTGAATTATGGAAATTTCATGCATGGGCTAATGAAGGAGAATATTCAATTGAACAGGAAAGTTCTATCCGAGTTATCCATGCATGAGCCGTATAGCTTCAAGGCCCTTGTCGACATCTCACGCAATGCCTTTCCAGGAAACAAGACAGTCCTGCCGCCCAAAAAGGAGGGGCTCTCAATTCTTGTCTAGATCTCGTCCCATTTATGTGTTAGGATAGCGTTCTGTATGTTTCCTGTTTCGGTGGCTGGATGTAATTGCAGAAGTAAAGCCAAATAGGCAGATGGGATTCTAACAAACTTCTGTAAGCATGAATTACTCTGGTCAATACAATACCGTTCCGAAAGGTTTATTGTTTTTTGGTGATTCTTCAATTGCATCGATAAGCTTACATTTCCAGTACCTTCGCAGGAACTACTTCATTGAAAACAAATCCTAACCAAGTAGAAGAGGGCATATACTTGGTAccaattacaaatttttggTTCAAGGTATCACGCTTATTCAGAATATCAACATTGTTGAGAACACAGTGAATACCAATACAATATGAGCGCAACAATCATCCCTATCTTGCCAACCATGAGCGCCAATCTGACTAGATTCCTAAAATTAGCTTTAACTTACATAAAAGAGTAATCCAATTGTGAAATTGACGTTCTGCTGCCAACTGCAGTACCCTACAAAAACCTACCTGATTGAATGTACACATACACAACTACAATTTAAAGCCCTGCAGACCTACGAACCAGCAACCAATCTGTAAATTGACAATAGAGAGGAACTGCTTCTTGTATCTCAACCCTCTTATGATTTTAACTTGAATTTAGGCTACATCTGCAGGAGGCATTTTCTTGGAATCATCCATTTCGCTATTCAGGTTACGGTTGTCCTGTGGTTTCTCACTTGATTCCACTTCTTTTTTCTGGTCCTCGCTCTTCTTTTGGAAACGACCCCCCAGTCCCCTAGCTCTTCTCAGTGCATGCAAATGCCGAGATTCATGCAAGTACGGCTGCCAAAATTAGTCAAATATGAAGAGTCTTAAGTTTAGGTCCCACTAAGACAGATATTCCACAGCATGACATCTTTATTGCATGTGGCTTTCTTTCTGATAAATGGCTACACATGTGCCAGACAATGGAACCAGGATTTGATTCTTCATTAGACCTTACCATGCCGAAAAATGTAGCAGGTTTACTCGTCCAAACTACAATTTGgacaaatcaagaaatcaaCTCAGAATAAGAATCCAGACAAGATCAACTAGTGCATTCATACCTTCCGGGATTTGgcaagtttattttctaacTCAGCTTTTGCACGAGATTGTCGGCGTCGCATGATTCCATGATATTGTTTTGCATTAACAAAGACAGGTTCCTCAACTGCTTCTGACGGCAATGGAACACCAGCTTGCTGAATTCCCATTAACTGAAGGTGTACCTGAATGAGGAGTAGAATACTCAAACCTCCTGGAAAATTCTGTTAGGATGAGGGGACTGGGCATAAAGAGTACCATAGGCTGGGAAGGATAAGGTTGTGCTGGATAAGGCTGTGTCTCGTAAGGAGCAAATATACTCCTGTAGTAAGGAT
This genomic window from Sesamum indicum cultivar Zhongzhi No. 13 linkage group LG12, S_indicum_v1.0, whole genome shotgun sequence contains:
- the LOC105175788 gene encoding homeobox-leucine zipper protein ATHB-14 isoform X1; its protein translation is MALSMHRDSNSSGSNSKQQQMDPSKYVRYTPEQVEALERVYAECPKPSSLRRQQLIRECPILANIEPKQIKVWFQNRRCREKQRKEASRLQTVNRKLTAMNKLLMEENDRLQKQVSQLVYENGYMRQQLHTVSTTTTDTSCDSVVMSGQQQQQNPTPQHPQRDANSPAGLLAIAEETLTEFLGKATGTAVDWVQMIGMKPGPDSIGIVAVSRNCSGVAARACGLVSLEPTKVAEILKDRLSWFRDCRCLDVASAIPTGNGGTIELVYMQIYAPTTLASARDFWTLRYITSLEDGSLVICERSLTSSTGGPTGPPATCFVRAEMLPSGYLIRPCEGGGSIIHIVDHIDFDASSVPEVLRPLYESSKILAQKMTMAALRHIRQIAQETNGEIQYTGGRQPTVLRALSQRLCRGFNDAVNGFVDDGWSIMGSDGVEDVTIAINSSPSKFLGSQYNNLSMLPTFGGVLCARASMLLQNVPPALLVRFLREHRSEWADYGVDVYSAASLKASPYAVPCAKLGGFPSSQVILPLAQTVEHEEFLEVVRLEGHAFSPEDIALSRDMYLLQLCSGIDETTSGACAQLVFAPIDESFGDDAPVLPSGFRVIPLEPKSDGPTATRTLDLASALEVGHSGARSGGEADTSNQNFRSVLTIAFQFTFENHYRDSVAAMARQYVRSIVGSVQRVAMAIAPSQLSSQMVPKPLPGSPEAVTLARWICRSYRVHTGGELLQADSSAGDAVLKQLWHHTDAIMCCSVRMNQASAVFTFANQAGLDMLETTLVALQDIMLEKILDEAGRKILLSEFSKIMQQGFAYLPGGVCVSSMGRPVSYEQAVAWKVVNDEDANHCLAFMFMNWSFV
- the LOC105175788 gene encoding homeobox-leucine zipper protein ATHB-14 isoform X2: MALSMHRDSNSSGSNSKQQQMDPSKYVRYTPEQVEALERVYAECPKPSSLRRQQLIRECPILANIEPKQIKVWFQNRRCREKQRKEASRLQTVNRKLTAMNKLLMEENDRLQKQVSQLVYENGYMRQQLHTVSTTTTDTSCDSVVMSGQQQQQNPTPQHPQRDANSPAGLLAIAEETLTEFLGKATGTAVDWVQMIGMKPGPDSIGIVAVSRNCSGVAARACGLVSLEPTKVAEILKDRLSWFRDCRCLDVASAIPTGNGGTIELVYMQIYAPTTLASARDFWTLRYITSLEDGSLVICERSLTSSTGGPTGPPATCFVRAEMLPSGYLIRPCEGGGSIIHIVDHIDFDASSVPEVLRPLYESSKILAQKMTMAALRHIRQIAQETNGEIQYTGGRQPTVLRALSQRLCRGFNDAVNGFVDDGWSIMGSDGVEDVTIAINSSPSKFLGSQYNNLSMLPTFGGVLCARASMLLQNVPPALLVRFLREHRSEWADYGVDVYSAASLKASPYAVPCAKLGGFPSSQVILPLAQTVEHEEFLEVVRLEGHAFSPEDIALSRDMYLLQLCSGIDETTSGACAQLVFAPIDESFGDDAPVLPSGFRVIPLEPKSDGPTATRTLDLASALEVGHSGARSGGEADTSNQNFRSVLTIAFQFTFENHYRDSVAAMARQYVRSIVGSVQRVAMAIAPSQLSSQMVPKPLPGSPEAVTLARWICRSYRVHTGGELLQADSSAGDAVLKQLWHHTDAIMCCSVRMNASAVFTFANQAGLDMLETTLVALQDIMLEKILDEAGRKILLSEFSKIMQQGFAYLPGGVCVSSMGRPVSYEQAVAWKVVNDEDANHCLAFMFMNWSFV
- the LOC105175789 gene encoding uncharacterized protein LOC105175789, whose product is MNKKEVLKLAKGFRGRAKNCIRIARERVEKALQYSYRDRRNKKRDMRSLWIQRINAGTRQHGVNYGNFMHGLMKENIQLNRKVLSELSMHEPYSFKALVDISRNAFPGNKTVLPPKKEGLSILV